The window TTCGGTTCCACTAACATCTGTCCTAACACAATAGACCCTATTCATTTGAGGATACATTCGCCGTACAAGTCACCAAGAATGCAGAAATTTACTTTGCAAACatcattgaaatattttcaaacttattaaacaaaatagtgtttttttttttgtttttttttgtttttttttattatcgaaactttagatttctttatACTTACCGATAAATATCATTACATCGTTGACAGCAACTGCCGTCACCATGTAATAAGCGATTGCAGATATGGATCCAAGAATAATCATAGCTCTCTTTGACATACATTTATACACAAGACGGGAAAGACCTACACCAACAATCATCTGGACAAAACTTCTTAATGCCCCAAACAGTCCAATAAGAACAGCATTCCAACAAAATGGAGAGTTCAAAACGTATAACGATTGAACGTTAACTCTACCAATAGCTGGTGTTACATTTAGGGCAAATACAACTGCCAGTATAATGTATTTGTATCTCAAAGGACCCTTTTTAGTATAAAATGATACTgatttttttagatattctatTTGAGAAATACTTGTTAATTTTTCCGTAGTCTGTACACTTTCTGGGAGGGATAATATAAGAATAGCAATAAAGCAAGTGATACCAACAATTAAAACAGATCCGTAAAAAAATCCCAAAAATTTAATCACATAGCCCGAGCTTACAGAGCCTATTGTTACACCCATTCCAAGTGTTAATTCAATCATGATAATTCCAAATAGTCGACTTTTTCCATATTTAGTCAAATCTGCAGCAAAAGAATATGAAGCAGCTACTAAAGTTATCCACATGCCACATAATCCATCAACAAAAAAAGCAATAATAAATGTGTAAATATTCCACTCAAGTTTTATTGCTATTGCGAAAAAAGCTGCtttgaaaaacaaaccaaatgTAGGAACAATTAATGCTGCTCTGCGTCCAATTTTGTCCCCCCATGATCCAACCATCAAAGACATTAAAAGTACTGGAATACTTTGTGCCAAATGGCAATACGCATTCCAGTTTGCAGTTATTGACTGTACTTCTTGTTGCTGTTTGAAACGGATAGATGAAGTATTTACTTCACATAATGATTGGCGGGATGCTGAAACAACACTGGTGATATTTTTATGTCGTTGAACTGCATAATAACCATACTGCGTCTCAGCGGTACCCAGCACAACATTTCCAAAAACCATTAATATGATTATCAATGGCATCAGATAATGGCGACATGTCAAACGTTTTTCTGAATCTTCACTTTCTGCTTTTGGTATTCCAT of the Mytilus galloprovincialis chromosome 8, xbMytGall1.hap1.1, whole genome shotgun sequence genome contains:
- the LOC143042057 gene encoding lysosomal proton-coupled steroid conjugate and bile acid symporter SLC46A3-like; this translates as MSDQIKNGIPKAESEDSEKRLTCRHYLMPLIIILMVFGNVVLGTAETQYGYYAVQRHKNITSVVSASRQSLCEVNTSSIRFKQQQEVQSITANWNAYCHLAQSIPVLLMSLMVGSWGDKIGRRAALIVPTFGLFFKAAFFAIAIKLEWNIYTFIIAFFVDGLCGMWITLVAASYSFAADLTKYGKSRLFGIIMIELTLGMGVTIGSVSSGYVIKFLGFFYGSVLIVGITCFIAILILSLPESVQTTEKLTSISQIEYLKKSVSFYTKKGPLRYKYIILAVVFALNVTPAIGRVNVQSLYVLNSPFCWNAVLIGLFGALRSFVQMIVGVGLSRLVYKCMSKRAMIILGSISAIAYYMVTAVAVNDVMIFIAPAVGLFGAYPITIIRAMMSQFTPKDKQGAMFGSLAAIDAVCSLIGSVASNVLYGATVSIYTGLIWLVFGGFHLAGLLLFGLLLYKEAAEKKNVEDNTTEDVKLVYVVKL